In a genomic window of Deinococcus proteolyticus MRP:
- a CDS encoding IS5 family transposase, whose product MGMSSVYSSDLTNAEWMILEPLFPPVCSTGRPRKWSWRDILNGIFYVLRGGIAWRLMPHDLPPWQTVYHYHRLWRKQGLWKAIHAVLRERVRVQAGHSPTPSAGIIDSQSVKTTEAGGPRGYDGGKKVNGRKRHILVDTMGLVMAIKVHEADYQDRAGAILLLRDLPNVFPRMQHLWADQGYTGKLGAEIRKHLGWTLEIVKHPWSGRQSTWAPKDAPPPPVEVPTGFVVLKRRWVVERTFAWIGKSRRMSRDYEALSETSENLVYEVMIRLMVKRLAKIVT is encoded by the coding sequence ATGGGTATGTCGTCCGTCTACTCAAGCGATCTGACCAACGCCGAATGGATGATCCTCGAACCTCTATTTCCACCTGTCTGTTCAACAGGACGACCTAGAAAGTGGTCCTGGCGCGACATTCTCAATGGGATCTTCTATGTTCTTCGCGGTGGTATCGCCTGGAGGCTGATGCCGCATGACCTTCCACCTTGGCAGACGGTATACCACTACCACCGACTCTGGAGGAAACAGGGTCTCTGGAAAGCGATTCATGCTGTCTTGCGGGAAAGGGTTCGCGTGCAAGCAGGCCACAGCCCAACACCCTCAGCGGGAATTATTGACAGCCAATCAGTCAAAACGACAGAAGCAGGCGGACCTCGTGGCTATGATGGTGGGAAGAAAGTGAACGGTCGAAAGCGGCACATCCTGGTCGATACGATGGGCCTCGTCATGGCAATCAAGGTGCATGAAGCGGATTATCAGGATCGCGCCGGCGCGATCCTCCTGCTGCGAGACTTGCCGAACGTTTTTCCACGCATGCAACATCTTTGGGCAGACCAAGGGTATACCGGCAAATTGGGAGCTGAAATCAGAAAACATTTGGGCTGGACGTTAGAAATCGTCAAGCATCCTTGGTCGGGCCGGCAGAGTACCTGGGCACCAAAAGACGCACCTCCACCACCCGTGGAGGTGCCAACAGGATTCGTCGTGCTGAAACGTCGTTGGGTGGTTGAACGAACCTTCGCCTGGATAGGCAAATCCAGGCGGATGTCCAGAGATTACGAAGCACTGTCAGAAACCTCGGAAAACCTCGTCTACGAGGTCATGATTCGCTTGATGGTCAAGCGACTGGCCAAAATAGTGACTTGA
- a CDS encoding IS4 family transposase gives MIAARSINHHDLSPHMPGISTPQAKKRRADRTFRDEQLDMDFFIALLVVHLPPGKVLLSLDRTNWEHGETPINFLVLGAVVHGFTLPLIWVPLDESGNSHTYARMWLVLKLLRVLPAKRWQGLVADREFIGAEWFRFLRRQGIKRAIRIRHSDMLDDMNGKEWFKHVQHGHFHEIDEKVFVFGELMRVVATRSSTGDLVIIATDFSARKTWKLYKQRWSIECTFSSFKKRGFDLERTGITERSRLQRLFGLVTLAWMFCLRLGVWLGQTHPIPVLKHGRREVSLVRHGAQHLVDALRWKPKQFMAVLDLLTQPFCPPGGAGSEVVTY, from the coding sequence ATGATTGCCGCGAGGAGCATCAATCATCACGACCTGAGTCCTCACATGCCCGGTATCAGCACGCCGCAAGCCAAGAAAAGAAGGGCGGACCGAACCTTCCGGGATGAGCAGCTGGACATGGACTTTTTCATCGCTCTGCTCGTCGTCCATCTTCCACCGGGGAAGGTGTTGCTGAGTCTGGACCGCACCAATTGGGAGCATGGGGAAACGCCCATCAATTTTCTGGTGCTTGGAGCCGTGGTTCATGGCTTCACCCTGCCCCTGATTTGGGTTCCTCTTGATGAGTCTGGGAACAGCCACACCTACGCCCGTATGTGGCTGGTGTTGAAGCTCCTCCGCGTCTTGCCAGCGAAACGCTGGCAAGGCCTGGTGGCTGACCGTGAGTTCATCGGTGCGGAGTGGTTCCGTTTTCTCCGTCGTCAAGGCATCAAGCGGGCGATCCGCATTCGGCACAGCGACATGCTGGACGACATGAATGGGAAGGAATGGTTTAAGCACGTCCAGCACGGGCATTTCCATGAAATCGACGAAAAGGTGTTCGTGTTTGGCGAACTCATGCGGGTGGTCGCGACGAGGTCATCCACAGGTGACCTCGTCATCATTGCCACAGATTTCAGCGCTCGGAAGACCTGGAAGCTGTACAAGCAGCGCTGGTCAATCGAGTGCACCTTCAGCAGCTTCAAGAAGCGAGGCTTCGACCTGGAGCGGACTGGGATTACGGAAAGGAGCCGTCTACAGCGGCTCTTTGGCCTGGTGACACTGGCCTGGATGTTCTGCTTGCGTCTGGGAGTCTGGCTCGGCCAGACTCATCCCATTCCCGTTTTGAAGCACGGTCGTAGAGAGGTCAGCCTGGTCCGGCACGGTGCTCAGCATCTCGTAGACGCTCTACGGTGGAAACCCAAACAGTTCATGGCTGTCCTAGACCTGCTGACCCAGCCTTTTTGCCCACCAGGAGGGGCTGGAAGTGAAGTTGTCACCTACTGA
- a CDS encoding integrase core domain-containing protein produces the protein MDELLACYQELLGDHPKLSLSRFAGEVERPYHVLRDARQNAQRSAQRTERRQHILEVVRFKALEEPLSGYRLIYQALQQDAQQPSPGLHTVRRHMAELKVQRPVPRKKRRPSACPTSIVLWPAGRRVQVDATRLSLPDGICWAYLVLDVESRALLHIEVVRNLSASSAVTALQRGVYVLHHLGIHEQLLIMTDGGSDFTSGAFQAACQELGNWVRAKVSRKGGMGILERLNRTFKYDGVFREELTNIAQLRAFSTKFKNWYNSERRHSSLGYAYPWVKLLEATESSNVA, from the coding sequence GTGGATGAACTCCTGGCGTGCTACCAGGAGTTGCTCGGAGACCACCCGAAACTCAGTCTCAGCAGATTTGCTGGCGAGGTGGAGCGTCCATATCACGTCCTGCGCGATGCCCGGCAGAACGCACAGCGTTCTGCACAGCGGACGGAGCGACGTCAGCACATCCTAGAAGTGGTGCGGTTCAAAGCCCTGGAAGAGCCACTCAGCGGCTACCGTTTGATTTACCAGGCCCTGCAACAAGATGCCCAGCAGCCTTCTCCTGGCCTCCATACCGTCCGTCGCCACATGGCGGAGTTGAAGGTGCAGCGCCCGGTTCCCAGAAAGAAACGCCGTCCATCGGCATGCCCTACCTCTATCGTTCTCTGGCCAGCGGGCCGCCGAGTTCAGGTCGATGCCACACGGCTCAGCTTGCCGGACGGGATCTGCTGGGCTTATCTCGTCCTGGACGTGGAAAGTCGCGCACTGCTGCACATTGAAGTGGTCCGGAATCTCTCTGCCAGCAGCGCGGTCACCGCGCTGCAACGGGGAGTCTATGTGCTGCACCATCTCGGCATACACGAGCAGCTCCTTATCATGACCGATGGTGGCTCAGATTTTACGTCTGGCGCATTCCAGGCGGCCTGTCAGGAGCTGGGCAACTGGGTACGGGCCAAGGTCTCACGGAAGGGAGGAATGGGCATCCTGGAAAGGCTCAACCGGACCTTCAAATATGACGGCGTGTTCCGGGAAGAATTGACGAATATTGCCCAGCTTCGTGCGTTCAGCACGAAGTTTAAAAACTGGTACAACTCTGAGAGAAGGCATTCCAGTCTGGGGTATGCCTACCCCTGGGTTAAACTGCTTGAAGCTACGGAATCTTCGAACGTGGCTTGA
- a CDS encoding transposase: protein MGKQRKTWSPELKEQIVLAVLSGERTIAEAAREYEVSESLIHTWRAQFLEAGRARLQGARPDAAQKKLEKEVQQLKAIIADKELSLYIAKKIRGL, encoded by the coding sequence ATGGGAAAACAGCGCAAAACCTGGTCACCTGAACTCAAGGAGCAAATTGTTCTGGCTGTCCTGAGCGGGGAGCGCACCATCGCGGAAGCTGCTCGTGAATACGAGGTCAGCGAGAGTTTGATTCACACCTGGCGTGCACAGTTTCTGGAAGCGGGCCGTGCCCGCCTCCAGGGAGCGAGGCCGGATGCAGCCCAGAAGAAGTTGGAGAAGGAAGTCCAGCAGCTCAAGGCCATCATTGCGGACAAGGAATTGTCACTCTATATCGCAAAAAAAATCCGGGGTCTCTGA
- a CDS encoding CueP family metal-binding protein gives MQKQTLLTIGFIPLSSLALALALAQSSSPLPDQLKGVSPLKAMQLANSWKGTAVKSFVDDSAVQFTFPDGRQQSVPLPAKQMVIAIAPYVNQTHPCKTHFMSGCQGELVNTPVKVQVTNAAGKTVINRTVKTLPNGFLELWLDRNQTYNVTLSAQGRSVKGQLQTLKGSDTCVTTLRLQ, from the coding sequence ATGCAAAAGCAAACCCTGTTGACCATCGGTTTCATCCCCCTCAGTTCACTGGCACTGGCACTGGCACTGGCACAGTCCAGTTCGCCTTTGCCAGATCAACTCAAGGGCGTCAGCCCCCTGAAGGCCATGCAACTTGCCAATAGCTGGAAGGGAACGGCGGTCAAGAGCTTCGTTGACGACTCAGCCGTGCAATTCACCTTTCCCGATGGGCGGCAGCAGAGCGTTCCGCTGCCCGCGAAGCAAATGGTGATTGCCATTGCGCCTTACGTGAATCAGACTCACCCTTGCAAGACGCATTTCATGTCTGGTTGCCAGGGCGAACTGGTGAACACGCCCGTAAAGGTGCAGGTCACCAACGCTGCCGGAAAGACGGTCATCAACCGCACGGTGAAGACTCTCCCCAACGGGTTTCTTGAGTTATGGCTGGACAGGAACCAGACCTATAACGTCACGCTGAGCGCCCAGGGCAGGAGCGTGAAAGGGCAGTTGCAGACCCTGAAGGGCAGCGACACCTGCGTGACTACTCTGCGCCTGCAATGA
- a CDS encoding DUF305 domain-containing protein: MMGGMSGMSEMMGGMNAQNIDRNFITMMIPHHQSAIDMSQLILKTTKDPQVKTWATNIIRDQQREINQMQAMVGQFGGPMQGMGQQMDQMMGDMTTPINQATNKDKAFVEGMIPHHGMAVMMANHLLMQSKNPVMQKMGRDIITAQAQEIYEFQQYLNKTK, from the coding sequence ATGATGGGCGGAATGTCCGGCATGTCGGAGATGATGGGCGGCATGAACGCCCAGAACATTGACCGGAACTTCATCACCATGATGATTCCGCATCACCAATCCGCCATCGACATGAGCCAGCTCATCCTGAAAACCACGAAAGACCCGCAGGTGAAAACCTGGGCCACGAACATCATCCGTGACCAGCAGCGTGAAATTAACCAGATGCAGGCGATGGTGGGGCAGTTCGGTGGCCCGATGCAGGGCATGGGGCAGCAGATGGACCAGATGATGGGTGACATGACCACGCCCATCAACCAGGCGACTAACAAGGATAAAGCCTTTGTGGAGGGTATGATTCCGCATCACGGCATGGCGGTCATGATGGCAAATCACCTGCTGATGCAAAGTAAGAACCCCGTGATGCAGAAGATGGGGCGTGACATCATCACCGCGCAGGCCCAGGAAATCTACGAGTTCCAGCAGTACCTGAACAAAACCAAGTAA
- a CDS encoding winged helix-turn-helix domain-containing protein — MPNILIVDDDPAILEILRAYLKAEGHTVLEACDGYSAREQLPRADLAILDWMLPGVSGVDLAREARASGLTLPILMLTARGEEEDKLRGLDFGVDDYVVKPFSPREVVARVRALLRRVGVQEEIAVGDLRIDLRGHSASLSGERLELSKLEFDLLSALAQHPGMAWPRERLLERVWGSDFPGTERVVDVHITGLRKKLGDTSDTPRFIETVRGVGYRFREE; from the coding sequence TTGCCGAACATCCTGATTGTTGACGATGACCCCGCCATTCTGGAAATTCTCCGGGCATACCTGAAAGCCGAAGGGCATACCGTGCTGGAAGCCTGTGACGGCTATTCCGCCCGTGAGCAATTGCCTCGCGCTGACTTAGCAATTCTGGACTGGATGCTGCCCGGCGTGTCCGGCGTTGATCTAGCCCGCGAAGCCAGAGCCTCTGGCCTGACGTTGCCCATCCTGATGCTGACCGCTCGTGGTGAAGAAGAGGACAAGCTGCGCGGCCTGGACTTTGGCGTGGACGACTATGTGGTCAAGCCCTTCAGTCCGCGTGAAGTTGTGGCGCGGGTGCGGGCCTTACTGCGGCGCGTGGGCGTACAGGAAGAAATCGCCGTGGGTGATCTCCGCATTGACCTGCGGGGCCACTCCGCCAGCCTCAGCGGTGAACGACTGGAACTCTCCAAACTCGAATTCGATCTGCTCAGCGCCCTGGCCCAGCACCCCGGCATGGCCTGGCCGCGTGAACGCCTGCTGGAACGGGTCTGGGGTAGTGACTTTCCCGGCACCGAGCGTGTGGTGGACGTGCATATTACGGGGCTTCGCAAGAAACTGGGGGACACCAGCGACACACCGCGTTTTATTGAGACAGTACGCGGTGTGGGCTACCGCTTCCGGGAAGAATAG